A genomic window from Phoenix dactylifera cultivar Barhee BC4 chromosome 7, palm_55x_up_171113_PBpolish2nd_filt_p, whole genome shotgun sequence includes:
- the LOC103710072 gene encoding nodulation receptor kinase-like has translation MDTGILVLIGSLVGVSVIILIILWHVLKRIYILNSSQADDCTITFSASKELVFEEPLCKKIPLKEIYAATNSLNDLNFIGQGIAGKVYKGVLSNGSNVAVKHIIKDGYAETFVREVTSLSHVRHPNLVALRGYCEEEDECFLVYELCSRGNLSEWLFGKDKILSWIQRLKIAIGSARGLWFLHTYPGGCIVHRDIKPANILLDEDFEARLSDFGLSKVMDLGVSYMSSEVRGTFGYVDPEYRQNHRVNAAGDVYSFGIVLLQILSGKRVINLNVRKPLPLDKMAKLLTKDGNISEFADPRLNGEYSAEAFEIVRKLALSCTSHKQKRPSMENVVTRLEKALEISTRDSEAYHVSTT, from the exons ATGGATACAGGCATATTGGTGCTAATTGGGTCCCTCGTTGGAGTTTCAGTCATAATACTCATCATATTATGGCATGTGttgaaaagaatatatatattgaaTTCCTCTCAAGCAGATGATTGTACTATTACATTTTCTG CTTCCAAAGAGTTGGTATTTGAGGAGCCTCTTTGTAAGAAAATTCCACTTAAAGAGATCTATGCTGCCACAAATAGTTTGAATGATCTAAACTTTATTGGCCAGGGCATTGCTG GAAAAGTGTACAAAGGTGTGCTTTCAAATGGTTCGAATGTTGCAGTTAAGCATATTATCAAGGATGGATATGCAGAGACATTTGTGAGGGAAGTTACTAGCCTATCACATGTTAGGCACCCAAACCTTGTGGCTTTGCGAGGTTattgtgaagaagaagatgaatgtTTTCTTGTATACGAGCTATGCTCCAGAGGCAATCTATCAGAATGGCTATTCG GGAAGGACAAAATACTTTCATGGATTCAGAGACTTAAGATTGCTATTGGTAGTGCCCGTGGCCTTTGGTTTCTTCATACATATCCAGGAGGCTGCATTGTTCATCGTGATATTAAG CCAGCCAACATTCTTCTTGATGAAGATTTTGAAGCCAGACTATCAGACTTTGGTTTATCTAAAGTTATGGACCTAGGTGTTTCATACATGAGCTCTGAAGTGCGGGGAACCTTCGGCTATGTCGATCCAGAATACCGACAGAATCACCGTGTGAATGCTGCTGGAGATGTATACAGCTTCGGAATAGTACTGCTACAAATCCTTTCAGGAAAACGAGTTATCAATTTGAATGTGAGAAAGCCATTGCCACTGGATAAAATG GCCAAACTTCTCACCAAGGACGGAAATATTTCAGAATTCGCCGATCCAAGATTAAATGGGGAATACTCAGCGGAGGCCTTCGAAATTGTCCGCAAGCTAGCTTTGTCATGCACCAGCCATAAACAGAAGCGACCATCAATGGAGAACGTTGTCACAAGGTTAGAGAAAGCACTGGAAATTTCAACTCGAGATAGTGAGGCCTATCATGTCAGTACTACATGA
- the LOC103710056 gene encoding U-box domain-containing protein 19 produces the protein MSHTPRRRILTLPAIPPCEAVSPAALLHALIALCRDIAAHRSDAFPIHRRSARETIRQVGAILEFLEDVRDRGNTLSGSVVVSFSELHVTLQKIRHLLHDCARRGARLWVLMRSERVSCEFRILIRSIATVLDVLPLESIDAAPEVKELIRLVRRQAWKAAIKTDPADHRAVRSVWSMLTQFKNGVAPARSDLRRLLDRLHIRTWSDCNEEIAFLEEEIFASPDGDGDEVALLGSLMGLTVYCRVVLFDAMDGRRSDHKECKLQEEAIEHLYLEDLRCPISLELMADPVTLATGQTYDRASIARWLKAGYLTCPVTGEKLASTELVPNVTIRKLVQQFRHGNIVPITEPSINQKRDLAKTVSPFSRAAAAGAIRMAAAFLVDKLSNGANLLEKYKTTYEIRKLSKSNLFNRACLVEAGSIPCLLHLLSSTDPSIQENAVACLLNLSKHPEGRKAICGTGGLSLIVHAIKTGSRIEAKQNAAAVLFYLSSVAEYRVAIGEIPEAIPTLTELLRDGTYRGKKNALVTFFGLLLYHGNHPKLLAARAVPALADLLQSEREDLVTDSAAVLAKIAERQEGTDAILRSAVIPRVVEVLRSTPSRSGRESCVSILLSLCNNGGSKVISLLEKMPSLMPSLYSLVTEGSPHAGKKARSLLNHIHSFQEQGYHAILTRPIRNDIVRAQ, from the coding sequence ATGTCTCATACACCCAGACGCCGGATTCTGACTCTTCCGGCAATCCCACCCTGCGAGGCCGTCTCCCCCGCCGCCCTCCTCCACGCCCTCATCGCTCTATGCCGCGATATCGCCGCCCATCGCTCCGACGCCTTCCCGATCCACCGGCGAAGCGCCCGCGAAACCATCCGGCAGGTCGGCGCCATCCTCGAATTCCTGGAGGATGTCCGTGACCGCGGAAACACCCTTTCTGGCTCCGTGGTCGTGAGCTTCTCCGAGCTCCATGTCACTCTCCAGAAGATCCGGCACCTCCTCCATGACTGCGCCCGGCGGGGCGCCCGCCTCTGGGTCCTAATGCGGTCCGAGCGGGTGTCATGCGAATTCCGGATCCTCATCCGGTCAATCGCCACCGTCCTCGACGTCCTCCCGCTGGAGTCGATCGATGCGGCGCCGGAAGTCAAGGAGTTGATCCGGCTTGTCAGGAGGCAAGCGTGGAAGGCGGCAATCAAAACCGACCCTGCCGACCACCGCGCGGTGCGGAGCGTGTGGTCGATGCTGACCCAATTCAAGAATGGTGTGGCTCCGGCTCGAAGCGATCTTAGGCGTCTCTTGGATCGCTTGCACATTCGTACCTGGTCGGACTGCAACGAAGAGATCGCATTCTTGGAAGAGGAGATCTTTGCAAGCCCGGATGGTGACGGTGATGAAGTGGCCCTCCTCGGTAGCTTGATGGGATTGACGGTCTATTGCCGCGTGGTTCTGTTTGATGCCATGGACGGCAGAAGGAGCGATCACAAGGAATGCAAGCTCCAGGAAGAAGCCATCGAACACCTGTACCTAGAAGATCTGCGGTGCCCAATCTCTCTCGAGCTCATGGCAGACCCTGTAACACTGGCTACAGGGCAGACCTACGACCGCGCATCGATAGCGAGATGGCTCAAAGCCGGGTATCTCACATGCCCGGTGACCGGCGAGAAGCTGGCCAGCACAGAATTAGTCCCCAACGTGACAATCCGGAAGCTTGTTCAGCAATTCCGCCACGGCAACATCGTACCAATCACCGAGCCAAGCATCAACCAGAAACGAGATCTCGCCAAGACCGTCTCACCCTTCAGCcgagcagcagcagcaggagcCATAAGAATGGCTGCTGCTTTCCTAGTCGACAAGCTCTCGAACGGAGCAAACCTGCTAGAGAAGTACAAAACAACTTATGAAATCCGAAAGCTTTCCAAATCCAACCTCTTCAACAGAGCTTGCTTGGTGGAAGCTGGTTCAATTCCATGTCTTCTCCATCTACTCTCCTCCACAGATCCTTCAATTCAGGAAAATGCAGTGGCTTGCCTCTTAAACCTTTCCAAGCATCCTGAAGGTCGGAAGGCTATCTGCGGAACTGGCGGCCTAAGTCTAATAGTTCATGCTATCAAAACGGGTTCAAGGATTGAGGCCAAGCAGAATGCAGCAGCAGTCCTCTTCTACCTCTCATCAGTTGCAGAGTACCGAGTAGCGATCGGAGAAATCCCGGAGGCAATTCCAACACTCACAGAGCTGTTAAGAGACGGCACATACCGAGGAAAGAAGAATGCCTTGGTTACTTTCTTTGGGCTGCTTCTGTATCATGGCAACCACCCAAAATTATTGGCAGCGCGGGCAGTCCCAGCTCTCGCCGATCTTCTGCAATCCGAAAGGGAGGACCTTGTTACCGATTCCGCTGCAGTTCTTGCGAAAATAGCGGAAAGGCAGGAGGGGACAGATGCAATTTTGAGGTCTGCTGTCATTCCTCGTGTGGTGGAAGTTCTCCGGTCCACCCCATCCCGGTCTGGGAGGGAGTCCTGCGTCTCTATCTTGCTGTCCCTATGCAACAACGGTGGCTCAAAAGTGATCAGTCTACTAGAGAAAATGCCTTCGCTTATGCCATCACTATATTCCCTTGTCACAGAAGGCTCTCCTCATGCTGGTAAAAAGGCCAGGTCGCTGCTCAATCACATCCACAGCTTCCAAGAGCAAGGCTACCATGCCATTCTGACACGGCCAATCCGAAATGACATTGTTCGTGCACAATGA